From the Saccharomycodes ludwigii strain NBRC 1722 chromosome I, whole genome shotgun sequence genome, one window contains:
- the SHO1 gene encoding osmosensor SHO1 (similar to Saccharomyces cerevisiae YER118C | SHO1 | Synthetic High Osmolarity-sensitive), translated as MRSDPRKFFTTRNEKRRGTNIYVKHDFNISRLLGDPFAVSSLSIALISWIIALVGSITSAAASEIFPKFTWWGLVYQFIILVFLFFFYCFDVVDYYKNFLASSLAVAFLYNTNSTTNLIYSDGSKKAAASAGCVLLSMIDLIWIFYFGADNGSPSNRWIDSFSLSGTRPSIVEQSTLQASSYPYKDNDINNRAPYNSVPSNDDVGSYNNGFARSGTNSRHNNRNYISRPQSTMNNSQKQIYPSGHYVSSTALNGLETVDLHSKQNTNSQNYTTGSNTGENTNPHSQSGLNAHTIIEEGNDHDSNVQNDNPTDKNQKNRKENEIQEPLNNTLTRLNKYNPTSPNTNNNNGPINTRTNKAKSYVTDSTMSDSLGLYSDMGDEFAQFPYKARALYSYEADESDAYEISFEQGEILKVGDIEGRWWKAKRLNGSTGIIPSNYVELIQE; from the coding sequence ATGAGATCTGACccaagaaaattttttaccactagaaatgaaaaaagaagaggtACCAATATTTATGTAAAGCatgattttaatataagTAGATTATTGGGCGATCCATTTGCCGTTTCCTCTTTAAGTATTGCACTGATTTCATGGATTATAGCATTAGTAGGTTCTATAACATCTGCAGCAGCATCAGAAATATTCCCCAAATTTACTTGGTGGGGGTTAGTTTATCAATTTATAAtacttgtttttttgtttttcttttattgcTTCGATGTtgttgattattataaaaattttttggcTTCCTCATTAGCAGTAGCTTTTCTTTATAACACAAACAGTACCACAAATTTGATATATTCTGATGGTTCCAAAAAAGCAGCCGCCTCTGCTGGGTGTGTTTTGTTATCTATGATTGACTTGATCTGgatcttttattttggtgCTGATAATGGTTCTCCAAGTAACAGATGGATcgattctttttctttaagtGGCACAAGACCTTCCATCGTGGAACAATCTACACTACAAGCTTCCTCCTACCCTTATAAGGATAATGATATCAATAATAGAGCCCCTTATAATTCTGTTCCCTCAAATGATGATGTAGGATCATACAACAATGGATTCGCTAGATCAGGTACCAATAGTCGacataataatagaaattaTATAAGCCGTCCACAAAGCACAATGAATAACTCTCAAAAACAGATATATCCATCAGGTCATTATGTTTCTTCCACAGCATTAAACGGTTTAGAAACTGTGGATTTACATTCAAAGCAAAATACTAATTCTCAAAATTATACAACAGGATCAAATACTGGTGAAAATACTAATCCTCATAGTCAGAGTGGTCTTAATGCCCATACTATAATAGAAGAAGGAAACGATCACGATTCTAATGTTCAAAATGATAACCCTACTGATAAAAATCAGAAAAATAGAAAGGAAAATGAGATACAAGAACCACTGAATAATACTTTAACAagattaaataaatataatccTACATCACCtaatacaaataacaataatggtcCTATTAACACCCGTACAAATAAAGCCAAATCTTATGTTACTGACTCTACTATGAGTGATAGCCTGGGTCTGTACAGTGATATGGGTGATGAATTTGCCCAATTTCCATATAAAGCAAGGGCTTTGTATTCCTATGAAGCAGATGAATCCGATGCCTATGAAATTTCATTTGAACAAGGTGAAATCTTAAAAGTTGGTGATATTGAAGGAAGATGGTGGAAAGCCAAGAGATTGAACGGAAGTACTGGTATTATACCAAGTAATTATGTTGAGTTGATACAagaatga